In Rhizobiales bacterium NRL2, a genomic segment contains:
- a CDS encoding pyridoxal-5'-phosphate-dependent protein, with amino-acid sequence MTVSVDDIRAAAARLRGRAIRTPLLESARLNDRLGGRLLVKPECLQRTGSFKFRGAFNTLSAMDPAVRAGGVIAYSSGNHAQGVALSAKLFGAPATIIMPHDAPELKKRNTAEYGAEVVLYDRYSENREALGERLMAERGLTLVKPYDQESVIAGQGTVGLEIAEQCAEAGVVPDFALCPAGGGGLISGVSIALKDAFPRIAVHPAEPADFDDWGRSLAGGVRVAVDPSARSICDAILTPTPGEITFEIGRRTLSAGVGVSDEEALAAMRDAFLELKIVAEPGGVVALAALLSGRVELAGRTAVVVVSGGNVDPALFRRALDMTEMPSAA; translated from the coding sequence ATGACGGTTTCGGTCGACGATATCCGCGCCGCTGCCGCGCGGCTGCGGGGCAGGGCCATCCGCACACCGCTGCTGGAATCGGCGCGCCTCAACGACCGCCTCGGCGGGCGGCTGCTGGTGAAGCCCGAATGCCTGCAGCGCACGGGCTCGTTCAAGTTCCGCGGCGCCTTCAACACGTTGAGCGCCATGGACCCGGCGGTGCGCGCGGGGGGCGTCATCGCCTATTCCTCGGGCAACCACGCCCAGGGCGTGGCGCTCTCGGCGAAACTGTTCGGCGCGCCGGCGACCATCATCATGCCCCATGACGCGCCGGAGCTGAAAAAGCGCAACACCGCCGAGTACGGGGCGGAGGTCGTGCTCTACGACCGCTATTCGGAGAACCGGGAGGCGCTGGGCGAGCGGCTGATGGCCGAGCGCGGCCTGACCCTGGTGAAGCCCTACGACCAGGAAAGCGTGATCGCCGGCCAGGGCACGGTGGGGCTGGAGATCGCCGAGCAATGCGCCGAGGCGGGCGTCGTGCCGGACTTCGCCCTCTGCCCGGCGGGCGGCGGCGGGCTGATCAGCGGGGTCTCCATCGCGCTGAAGGACGCTTTTCCCCGGATCGCCGTGCACCCCGCGGAGCCGGCGGATTTCGACGACTGGGGCCGCTCGCTGGCGGGCGGCGTCCGGGTTGCGGTGGACCCGTCGGCGCGCAGCATCTGCGACGCCATCCTGACGCCGACGCCGGGCGAGATCACCTTCGAGATCGGCCGGCGCACCCTCTCGGCGGGGGTCGGCGTCAGTGACGAGGAGGCGCTGGCGGCCATGCGCGACGCCTTCCTGGAGCTGAAGATCGTGGCCGAACCCGGCGGCGTGGTGGCGCTGGCGGCGCTGCTGTCGGGACGGGTGGAACTGGCCGGCCGCACCGCCGTCGTCGTGGTCTCCGGCGGCAATGTCGACCCGGCGCTGTTCCGCCGCGCCCTCGACATGACGGAGATGCCGTCGGCCGCGTGA
- a CDS encoding multidrug ABC transporter ATP-binding protein: MFNWAERSQEVFPPELPSKPPAGFFSFVWHYARPFRRMIALTALTAALVGIVEVWLFSFIGDLVDWLAAADRETFMETHWPELVGMGFVIMVVYPAVMLLSEVMSNQGLLGNFAMRTRWQAHRYLLRQSVGFFQDDFAGRVATKMMQTSLGVRDSVLKTCEILLYVGIYFISAVVLFAMSDWRLAVPLVAWLAGYVAILYFLVPRMAQLAADQAEARSMVTGRVVDSYTNIQTVKMFAHAEQEDAYAREGMETFLGTVYRSMRLATVLLFLMTMLNAGLFFAVGGLAIWLWQGGIVTLGALAFTTGLVLRIHGMAHWILWEVSGLFENIGVVQDGIGTIARDREVVDRPGAAPLAVTEGRVAFRDIRFNYGKARGESDRVIEHLNLEVRPGEKIGIVGRSGAGKSTLVSLLLRFYDLEAGRIEIDGHDIAGVTQESLRGAIGMVTQDTSLLHRSVAENIRYGRRDASMAEIVAAGKRAEAHDFILDLEDMNGRRGYDAHVGERGVKLSGGQRQRIAIARVLLKDAPVLVLDEATSALDSEVEAAIQQNLYRLMEGKTVIAIAHRLSTIAAMDRLIVMDGGRIVEEGGHEDLIARGGLYADLWSRQSGGFLLGQAAE, from the coding sequence ATTTTCAATTGGGCGGAGCGGAGCCAGGAAGTCTTTCCCCCTGAGCTGCCGTCGAAACCGCCCGCCGGTTTCTTCAGCTTCGTCTGGCATTACGCTAGGCCGTTCCGGCGCATGATCGCGCTGACGGCGCTGACCGCGGCGCTGGTCGGCATCGTCGAGGTCTGGCTGTTCTCCTTCATCGGCGATCTGGTGGACTGGCTGGCCGCCGCCGACCGGGAGACCTTCATGGAGACCCACTGGCCGGAACTGGTCGGCATGGGCTTTGTCATCATGGTGGTCTATCCGGCGGTGATGCTGCTGTCGGAGGTGATGTCGAACCAGGGCCTGCTGGGCAATTTCGCCATGCGCACGCGCTGGCAGGCGCACCGCTATCTGCTGCGCCAGTCCGTCGGCTTCTTCCAGGACGACTTCGCCGGCCGGGTGGCGACGAAGATGATGCAGACCTCGCTCGGCGTCCGCGATTCCGTGCTGAAGACCTGCGAGATCCTGCTCTATGTCGGCATCTACTTCATTTCGGCGGTGGTGCTGTTCGCCATGAGCGACTGGCGCCTGGCGGTGCCGCTGGTCGCCTGGCTGGCGGGCTATGTCGCCATTCTCTACTTCCTGGTGCCGCGCATGGCGCAGCTCGCCGCCGATCAGGCGGAGGCGCGGTCGATGGTCACCGGCCGCGTCGTCGACAGCTACACCAACATCCAGACGGTGAAGATGTTCGCCCATGCCGAACAGGAGGACGCTTACGCCCGCGAGGGGATGGAGACCTTCCTCGGCACGGTCTACCGCTCCATGCGGCTGGCGACGGTGCTGCTGTTCCTGATGACGATGCTGAACGCGGGGCTGTTCTTCGCCGTCGGCGGCCTTGCCATCTGGCTCTGGCAGGGCGGGATCGTCACACTGGGCGCGCTGGCCTTCACGACGGGGCTGGTGCTGCGCATCCACGGCATGGCCCACTGGATCCTGTGGGAAGTCTCCGGCCTGTTCGAGAATATCGGCGTGGTCCAGGACGGCATCGGCACCATCGCCCGCGACCGGGAGGTGGTCGACCGTCCCGGCGCCGCGCCGCTGGCGGTGACCGAGGGCCGCGTCGCCTTCCGCGACATCCGCTTCAACTACGGCAAGGCCCGGGGCGAATCCGACCGCGTTATCGAGCATCTGAATCTGGAGGTCCGGCCCGGCGAGAAAATCGGCATCGTCGGCCGCTCCGGCGCCGGCAAGTCGACGCTGGTCAGCCTGCTGCTGCGCTTCTACGACCTGGAGGCGGGCCGCATCGAGATCGACGGTCACGACATCGCCGGCGTCACCCAGGAGAGCCTGCGCGGCGCCATCGGCATGGTCACCCAGGACACCTCGCTGCTGCACCGCTCGGTGGCCGAGAACATCCGCTATGGCCGCCGCGACGCGAGCATGGCGGAGATCGTCGCCGCGGGGAAAAGGGCCGAGGCGCACGATTTCATCCTCGACCTGGAGGACATGAACGGCCGGCGCGGCTACGACGCCCATGTCGGCGAGCGCGGCGTCAAGCTTTCCGGTGGCCAGCGCCAGCGCATCGCCATCGCCCGGGTGCTGCTGAAGGACGCGCCGGTCCTGGTGCTGGACGAGGCCACGAGCGCGCTGGATTCGGAGGTCGAGGCGGCGATCCAGCAGAACCTCTACCGCCTGATGGAAGGCAAGACCGTCATCGCCATCGCCCACCGTCTCTCGACCATCGCGGCCATGGATCGCCTCATCGTCATGGACGGCGGCCGCATCGTCGAGGAGGGCGGGCACGAGGATCTCATCGCCCGGGGCGGGCTCTACGCCGACCTCTGGTCGCGCCAGTCCGGCGGCTTCCTGCTCGGCCAGGCGGCGGAGTAG
- a CDS encoding acetoacetate-CoA ligase encodes MDEATRLWTPDPERVAGSNLARFRAFAGREGDGYDALHDWSVAEPEAFWTAVWDFCEVIAETRGERVLVDGGDLKAAAFFPDARLNFAQNLLRRRDDAPALIFRAEDRFAERMSWRELHDLVSRLHRALHAMGVRQGDRVAGFMPNMPETVAAMLAAASLGAVWSSCSPDFGVRGVLDRFGQIGPKVLFAADGYVYGGKEHDSLERVGGILAELPEIERAVIVPLLNDRPDISGLEGRAALLDDVIAEHEAGEIEYVMTGFNDPLYIMYSSGTTGLPKCILHGAGGTLLQHLKEHRLQVDVHPVDRLFYFTTCGWMMWNWLVSGLASEATLLLYDGSPFHPDANAVFDFIEAEKGEIFGTSAKFIDACAKEGVRPAETHDLSAVKTILSTGSPLAPAGFDHVYRDWKADVQLASIAGGTDILGCFVGGAPTEPVWRGEIQKPQLGLDVRVLDEEGRPVTGEQGELCCMNAHPSMPLGFWNDPDGSRYHEAYFDRYENVWRHGDWVMMTERRGLVIYGRSDATLNPGGVRIGTAEIYRQVEALPDVLEALVIGQDWQDDVRIVLFVRLAAGARLDEALEDRIRNQIRRNATPRHVPAKIVAVADIPRTLSGKIVELAVRNVVHGRPVKNRDALANPEALELFRDLPELRT; translated from the coding sequence ATGGATGAGGCGACGAGACTCTGGACGCCCGACCCCGAACGCGTGGCCGGCAGCAACCTGGCGCGGTTCCGGGCGTTCGCCGGGCGCGAGGGCGACGGCTACGACGCGCTGCACGACTGGTCGGTGGCCGAGCCGGAAGCGTTCTGGACCGCGGTCTGGGACTTCTGCGAGGTGATCGCCGAGACGCGCGGCGAGCGGGTGCTGGTCGACGGCGGCGACCTCAAGGCCGCGGCCTTCTTTCCCGATGCGCGCCTCAACTTCGCACAGAACCTGCTGCGCCGCCGTGACGACGCGCCCGCGCTGATCTTCCGCGCCGAGGACCGCTTCGCCGAGCGCATGAGCTGGCGCGAACTGCACGATCTGGTCAGCCGTCTGCACCGCGCGCTGCACGCCATGGGCGTGCGCCAAGGCGACCGCGTCGCCGGCTTCATGCCCAACATGCCGGAGACGGTCGCGGCGATGCTGGCCGCCGCCAGCCTCGGCGCCGTCTGGTCCTCCTGCAGCCCCGATTTCGGCGTGCGCGGCGTGCTGGACCGCTTCGGCCAGATCGGCCCGAAGGTGCTGTTCGCCGCCGACGGCTATGTCTATGGCGGCAAGGAACACGACAGCCTGGAACGCGTCGGCGGCATCCTGGCGGAGCTGCCGGAGATCGAGCGCGCAGTGATCGTGCCGCTGCTGAACGATCGTCCCGACATTTCCGGGCTGGAGGGGCGCGCGGCGCTGCTGGACGACGTCATCGCCGAACACGAGGCCGGCGAGATCGAGTACGTGATGACCGGCTTCAACGACCCGCTTTACATCATGTACTCGTCCGGCACGACGGGTCTGCCCAAGTGCATCCTCCACGGCGCCGGCGGCACCCTGCTGCAGCATCTGAAGGAGCACCGCCTGCAGGTCGACGTGCATCCCGTCGACCGGCTGTTCTACTTCACCACCTGCGGCTGGATGATGTGGAACTGGCTGGTTTCCGGCCTCGCTTCCGAGGCGACACTACTGCTCTACGACGGTTCGCCCTTCCATCCGGATGCGAACGCGGTCTTCGACTTCATCGAGGCGGAGAAGGGCGAGATCTTCGGCACCTCGGCCAAGTTCATCGACGCCTGCGCCAAGGAGGGCGTGCGGCCGGCGGAAACCCACGATCTCTCGGCGGTGAAGACGATCCTGTCGACCGGCTCGCCGCTCGCGCCGGCCGGCTTCGACCACGTCTACCGCGACTGGAAGGCGGACGTGCAGCTCGCCTCGATCGCCGGCGGCACCGACATCCTGGGCTGCTTCGTCGGCGGCGCGCCCACCGAGCCGGTCTGGCGCGGCGAGATCCAGAAGCCCCAGCTCGGCCTCGACGTCCGCGTGCTGGACGAGGAAGGCCGCCCGGTGACCGGCGAACAGGGCGAACTCTGCTGCATGAACGCGCATCCGTCGATGCCGCTGGGCTTCTGGAACGACCCGGACGGCAGCCGCTATCACGAGGCCTATTTCGACCGCTACGAGAACGTCTGGCGTCACGGCGACTGGGTGATGATGACGGAGCGGCGCGGCCTGGTGATCTACGGCCGCTCCGACGCCACGCTCAATCCGGGCGGGGTGCGTATCGGCACCGCCGAGATCTACCGCCAGGTGGAGGCCCTGCCCGACGTGCTGGAAGCGCTGGTGATCGGACAGGACTGGCAGGACGACGTGCGCATCGTGCTGTTCGTGCGGCTGGCGGCCGGCGCGCGCCTGGACGAGGCGCTGGAGGACCGCATCCGCAATCAGATCCGGCGCAACGCCACGCCGCGGCATGTGCCCGCGAAGATCGTCGCGGTCGCCGACATTCCGCGCACGCTTTCGGGCAAGATCGTCGAGCTGGCGGTGCGCAACGTGGTCCACGGCCGCCCGGTGAAGAACCGCGACGCCCTCGCCAACCCGGAGGCGCTTGAGCTGTTCCGCGATCTGCCCGAGCTCCGGACCTGA
- a CDS encoding thioredoxin: MTTVKVTDDSFQSDVLGSDVPVVVDYWAEWCGPCRQIAPALDEIAGEMKDLKIAKINIDENPSTPTKYGVRGIPTLMLFKGGEVVATKVGAVPKSQIQSWIESNI, from the coding sequence ATGACCACGGTCAAGGTAACCGACGACAGCTTCCAGTCCGACGTGCTCGGCTCCGACGTCCCCGTGGTGGTGGACTACTGGGCCGAATGGTGCGGCCCCTGCCGGCAGATCGCGCCGGCGCTGGACGAGATCGCCGGCGAGATGAAGGATCTGAAGATCGCCAAGATCAACATCGACGAGAATCCCTCGACGCCGACCAAGTACGGCGTGCGCGGTATCCCGACGCTGATGCTGTTCAAGGGCGGCGAGGTCGTGGCCACCAAGGTCGGCGCCGTGCCGAAATCCCAGATCCAGTCGTGGATCGAGTCCAACATCTGA
- a CDS encoding cystathionine beta-synthase, protein MTACSSVLDLIGNTPMVELRNLDAGPCRLFAKLESQNPGGSVKDRIGLSMIEAAERDGRLKPGGTLIEATAGNTGLGLALVAALKGYRLILVIPDKMSLDKIQHLKALGVEVRLTRSDVGKGHPEYYQDIAERLEREIPGAFWVDQFSNPANPEAHYRGTGPEILAQMDGDVDAIFCGVGSGGTITGIGRFMKENSPKTEMIVADPEGSIVAEAANTGNISTDVGSWLIEGIGEDFIPPNCDLSVIARGITVSDADSFAALGELITKEGILGGSSTGTLLAAALSYCREQTEAKRVVTLVCDTGNKYLSKAFNRAWLVDQGLIRRRRHGDLRDMIIRRADEGDVVTINPGDTLLTAYSRLRMFDVSQLPVMEGERITGIIDESDLLLAVQGHEENFKKPVSEFMVTRLETIRPDASEAELMPILRADKVAIVADEDTFYGLITRVDVINHMRQVAANAVEG, encoded by the coding sequence ATGACCGCCTGTTCGTCCGTGCTGGATCTGATCGGCAACACGCCGATGGTCGAACTGAGAAATCTCGACGCCGGCCCCTGCCGGCTGTTCGCCAAGCTGGAAAGCCAGAATCCCGGCGGTTCGGTGAAGGACCGCATCGGCCTGTCGATGATCGAGGCCGCCGAGCGCGACGGCCGGCTGAAGCCCGGTGGCACGCTGATCGAGGCGACGGCGGGCAATACCGGCCTCGGCCTGGCGCTGGTCGCCGCGCTGAAGGGCTACCGCCTGATCCTGGTGATTCCCGACAAGATGAGTCTGGACAAGATCCAGCATCTCAAGGCCCTGGGGGTCGAGGTGCGGCTGACCCGCTCCGACGTCGGCAAGGGGCACCCGGAATATTACCAGGACATCGCTGAACGGCTGGAGCGCGAGATTCCCGGCGCCTTCTGGGTCGACCAGTTCTCCAATCCCGCCAATCCGGAGGCGCACTACCGCGGCACGGGCCCGGAGATCCTGGCGCAGATGGACGGCGACGTGGACGCGATCTTCTGCGGCGTCGGCTCCGGCGGCACCATCACCGGTATCGGCCGTTTCATGAAGGAGAACTCGCCGAAGACGGAGATGATCGTCGCCGATCCGGAGGGGTCGATCGTCGCCGAGGCGGCGAATACCGGAAATATCTCGACGGATGTCGGCTCCTGGCTGATCGAGGGGATCGGCGAGGACTTCATCCCGCCGAACTGCGATCTCTCGGTGATCGCCCGCGGGATCACGGTCTCCGACGCGGATTCCTTCGCGGCGCTGGGCGAACTGATCACGAAGGAAGGCATTCTGGGCGGCTCGTCGACGGGCACGCTGCTGGCCGCGGCGCTCAGCTACTGCCGGGAGCAGACCGAGGCGAAGCGCGTGGTGACGCTGGTCTGCGACACGGGCAACAAGTATCTCTCCAAGGCCTTCAACCGCGCCTGGCTGGTCGATCAGGGACTGATCCGCCGCCGCCGCCACGGCGATCTGCGCGACATGATCATCCGCCGTGCCGACGAGGGCGACGTGGTCACCATCAATCCCGGCGACACCCTGCTGACGGCCTATTCGCGCTTGCGCATGTTCGACGTCTCCCAGCTGCCCGTCATGGAGGGCGAGCGGATCACCGGCATCATCGACGAGAGCGACCTGTTGCTGGCCGTGCAGGGCCATGAGGAGAACTTCAAGAAGCCGGTGAGCGAGTTCATGGTCACGCGGCTGGAGACCATCCGCCCCGACGCCTCCGAGGCCGAGCTGATGCCGATCCTGCGCGCCGACAAGGTGGCGATCGTCGCCGACGAGGACACCTTCTATGGCCTCATCACCCGCGTCGACGTGATCAACCACATGCGCCAGGTCGCGGCCAACGCCGTCGAGGGGTGA